tgtaaaatgtaaatctgGCGATGATGGGTGCGTCGTTCCTGTTGTTCAGTCTATGTACCCGATCAAACTCTATTGTGTCTGGAATTTCAAGTTCGTGTTTCAAAAAAGAACTCACGCTGGCTTCACAGTCGTCTGTCGTTTCGTTGGCTTTCTTAGGAAAACCGAAGAACAAAagattatttctctttgttctaCTTTCTAAATCGTCAATCTTCCTGTCCGCCTCGTTTAGCTTTTTCTGTAGACAATCGGTTTCTGCTTTGAGTTGTTGGAGCTCGCGCTGAATCACAAGATTTTCCTGCCGCAGTTCTTTCATTTGCGCTTCGAGGGTCGAGCTTGAGTCTTTTAGCTTTTTGACATCATCCTTGACTTCATCGAATTTTGCGTTCATATTCACCAGCATTGACATAACATCCGACAAGGTCGGCTCTGCACTGTGCCGAGTCTCAGTGTGTACTGCACCACTATCTGCCCTGTCTGCACTTACACTTCTTGCACTGACAGTAGCTAGTCTTGTTTGTCTCATATTGTCTTTACCAGTGGGACCAGGGTTTGGCTCCACATCTCCacataacattaataaaaacgAGAGCAACAGACCGATCACCGCAGCGTCTGTTCGGGACTTCAACGTAAGCATGGCGACCCGCACAGACAGTTTTAGTTTTACTCTCTTCAGCATAAAGCTGACGAATATTGGTGTAAAAGATCCACAAACTCTTCGAAAAACAAGATTGTCTGAAGGCATACTTGCAGCACACTTTACTCACTATGAATCTGGTCAAATTGCAATACAACAAGTAGAAATAACTGTCGAAGAAAGAGAGCACTCAAAAACACGTCTTGCCGCCTCCGTGAACCGTGTTCACCCCCCAGAAGAGTACAAGTTACACAAAAATCTGCTGTTCCTATCTCAAACCATTCTTCTCTTCAAATATTAGCAACTTTGTGACTAAACAAGTCAAAATCTATTTCAATTATCCTTTAGATAGAAGTGAGGTTTTACTTTTTCacctgtttatttgttaagtaTAACCTATATACCAGTATGTGTGACTGCAGTAATATTGAAGGTGATGGTGTAACTTGTGTGTTGACATTTAGAAGTTGGTTGCAGATGTTTCTGTACATCTGTGACATTGTTTGGAGAGTGCATTATTAAGGGGATAGAATATAGCAAGAACTTAATGACTATAACAAGATGATACTTTACAGCGATGAGAGTGAAAATGAAACACCAGCaccaaaaaaagaatttgtgttCCGAAACAAGAAAGAAGCCATAGAAGCTTTCAAGGCTTTGCTGAAGGAAAAGGTAGGAATGTTGATGCATGTATCTAAACTTACTAGATGTCAAATGTAGAAATGCTTCTAATTGGCTTTCAAAAGAATGCAGAGTTGCAGCTTAGCAACCCTACAAATGAGGAGTAACCCATTTCTTTTCCCTAAGGTGCCATATAAGATGATATTTGGATGCTTTCCTACTTAACCACTAAGTTTCACTTCAAGATTAATTTGCTgttcaaaattaatatttaattttttatgaatacTAGTCCTACAAAACAGTGCTGTAACtacttaaaaatatgttttgtcaaCTTTAATAGCATTCTCTTTCAGAGGGGTTAAACAGGTTTGACAAACTTTTTTCAGGATGTGCCATCCAATGCATCATGGGAAAGTGCAATGAAGCTGATAATTAATGATGGTCGTTATGGAGCATTGAAGCACTTGAATGAAAAGAAGCAGGCATTCAATGAATATAAGACCCAAAGAGCAAAGGAAGAGAAGGTATTTACCTAAGGATCAGGTGCCCAAAAACTATTTGCTGTTATCCAAATCAAAAGTGGGTTAAAAGAGCATCCTTTAGTAGGACATTACACAAGCTTCTTTCTGATGTGGCCATGTTGGGCATGAAGTTATCCCAGGTTCAGCGTGCTTTTGCTTGTGGAATCCAATTTCTGACTGGGATCACTGTAGATACATTTCGGTCCTCACCCATTTTTATGTGGACTTGCACATAAACAAAGAACAGGAAATATCCAGATATGATAAGCTGTGCTTTTAAATGGGTTTTGCCTGGCTTCTtccacagttttttttacaagacaaaaagttaaagtctcatagaaataatttataatgctTCATAATTTAAGTAACAAAAAATTGTCCTCTATTGACAGgatgaaatgttttataaatatctttaatatGAAGCATAAGattacacatgcatgtgcacatacagGACAGTTGTTAGGACAGTGGAAGTTCTAGTCATACCTGTTTTACTGTTCTCTAAATATCTAATGATCTTACTGTAATTGTCCATTCATTACATACATTAAGGTACTACACTGAATCACGAACATTTTTGACAATGAaattaagtttgtgtgtgtgtgtgtacattttcaaGCATCTGTTCATCTGTCCGATCGTTTGATTCTaacttccttttgtttttctgcagctGATAATGTGGATTATgttggtgtacttttctgtaacatttcgtgcgcattgagcgtttctcaaggattcggattttgcgcgttataagactccttcattcattcattcattcatgtacATAATCTGCATGTTGTGTGCTTAAAGGAAGAGCAGAGGATACGAGCCAAGCAAGCTAAAGAAGATCTGGAACAGTTTCTGCTGAATAGTGATAAAATGAATTCCACCATAAAATACTGGTAAGGACAATTTTAGAGTGGGTTTGCCACTCATCATTAGGGTCCTACAACTGGGTCCAATATTCAAGGATGCAGTTGTTTCCATCCCATGTTTCAGTTGTTAGTAAATAACTATAAGAGGTAAATAGCAACACTGTTATTGCTTCTtagttaactttattaagaaTGCTTTGATCCATTTATACAGGAAAGCTGACAATATGTTTGGTGATCAGGATATTTGGAAAAATGTCAGCGATAGAGATCGGCGAGATCTGTTTGATGATGTGGTTCATCTTTTGGCAAAGCGAGAGAAGGTAACATTGCAGTTACACATACTTATGAATTCATTGTTCATGTTACTTAACAGTTTCagtattttgcttttaattgttctccataaaaatctaaatgGGAACAATCTAAAGTACATTGAGggaaaactgttttgaaatgTCTCATTTAAAAATTAGGGGATTAATTTCTTGACTGtgtaacacaaaaagaaaatgactcgtttaaaaaaaattactttaaaaaaaacccttaaaacTTGAAGACCTGGCTGATCAGGgctttttttgggagggggagaggtggATTGGGAATGTAGCAGGACTAGTTTAATCTGGTTGAGAGTTGCAGTGAGAAATTCATTTAACAGgcaatgttgttttttttcagacattatCATGCTAATTCATAATGTTAAGTGGAATTTGCTTGTAAAACAAGATGACatgtagcttttaaaaaatagactAAACATGTTTACTAGTAGATTTTTACCAGCATATTGATCATTGTGTGTCATAAGCTTGTAATTGTGTTACACTATAATAGAGGCTATGAGTCAAAGCATTGTACAAAGCTTATGACATAGAGAAACTCATAGAAAGTTTACTGCAGGAAGAGGCAAAGGCTCTGCgcaaaagaaacatcaaggtgTTTTCAGAGATTTTAGACACCATGCCTAACCTGAAATATTCCACCACCTGGTCAGAGGCTCAGCAAATGCTTTTGGATAACCCACGCTTCACAGAGGATCCAGACTTGGAAAGTAAGTGGCTTTTTGGTGCTATATTTGCATTTAGTGGTACTTTGAACATCCAGACTCACAATCACATATGCAGCTTGACCTTCTCATTGATAACCAGATAGGCACAAATTTAaggctttgtaaaaaaaaaaaaaaaaataaacaccacgAAAGGAACAAtaacaattataattaattaagtTCATATCAAAGAGAAATGATATTTGAATGTGAagcatatatttgtgtatagtTGCTGAAGGGAGGTGTAACAAGACGTTGAGTGAGACTTGATGTTGAAGCAAGGCatgcgaagagaatgtactgaaccttacaagaaaaaaaatactacaaagttgagaaacaaatgaaacttttaggttcaaattattacagcttgcaagtgatgtggatagtgcaCTATTTTCGTTTGATATCcttgcgcgagtgggtgtttgatcgtctgctaaagagtaactacacgtcaaatttaaataaaaataacatgaaaaagctaaacacatacaacacaggctttattattggttttgattaacaaaaataccacgaaaatttCTGCTAATCCTtcaacaacactagaagatTCATTGTTTCTATGCATGAGCATACCTCGCTTCAACGTCAAGTCTTGCTCAACGTCGAGTCTTGCTACAGAGGTTCTCGCATTTATCCTTGCCTGAATGAGTTAAGGTTTAATCATTTGCCCAGCCAAGAACTAAGGTAGACCACTAAAGGAGATTATATGAAAATTGCAGAGAAATTAGGAATTGTGAGCAAAGATATAATGTTGGAGAAGGGCTTATGTAAATTTTGTAATTACATTGTTATTGATGAGCCTTTTTTGCCTCagtgcatgtgtgcataatactacaatattttttgtctaaAGACATGGACAAGGAAGATGCTCTTATTTGCTTTGAGGAGCATATCCGCATGCTAGAGCAAGAGAACGATGATGAGAAAGAGCGTGAGAAGAGGCGACAGAAACGGACACAGCGCAAAAACAGAGAGAGCTTTCTGGTACAGtactatttttttcccctatcCCTGTCCAAATGTGTcacataaaggagagaaggcGAACTGAATAATTAAGAAATGTAGTTGcttgttttatcttttgtgcCAGTGTTTTTTTCAACAGGGAATAGATTTTATGAAAATTAACTATAGAAATGTAAGTCTTGagtaagcaaaatttaaaatcacatCATTCATATAGCTTGACATCATCATGATTATGTTATTACAGGTGTATTGACACAATTGAGctatagctatgaagacattttaagTCGCAGATTGAAACTGCATAGGAAGAGTTGTTAATAGTAAGTTGATCAATTTATATTCTTCAGGTACTACTTGATGAGCTTCATGAGCAAGGCAAGCTGAATTCTATGTCACTGTGGATGGACCTGTATCCAACAATCTCACAGGACATACGCTTTACTCACATGCTAGGCCAGCCAGGCTCTACCCCTCTTGACCTTTTCAAGTTTTATGTGGAGGAACTAAAAGCACGATTccatgatgaaaaaaaaattgtaaaagaaattcTTAAGGTGAAATTCTCAACCATCTTGTTGTACAGAGTTTTCTGCATTACTTTGTGTTTTAACTCATAGAGATTGCGTCCTTGACATTCAAGAATTTACCCAGCATAAATCATAACATACAATTAAtgataaaaccaaaaatatttaacttttcaTAACCGAGTTGATTCTGACACACAACTTTATTGAAGATTTTAAAGAATCTGGTGTATCCACTAGACTTTCCAAAAGTGCTTTGTACACAggattacacaaaatattttttatgaatccAGCATCAGAATGGTCAGAATTCTCgttttcaccatttttatcATGATGTgccatttgtcatttttgtgatAGAGGGATGCAGTTACGTTAGCAAATAGTTCAGCTCaaactttttgtgtttcagagttttaaaaatgtatcataCACGCATAAATTGCAGCCTCAACGTCCTGATAGTGAAGGATTACACCCTGTGTTCACATTTTCAGTGTTAGTTGTGTGGAACCATTTGTGGTTAAAATCACCTTTTAAGGATTGCGGGGAGATTATGGGGAAGTTGTTAATACTTTATAATATACtgaaagtgttaaaaaatttctttctttgattatgATCTTTTTGAGCAGCGCAAGTTCTAGTTCCAACTTTGGTTGAATTTAAAGTTTTAAGCAAGCTTAATGGCAGGCTTATTAATAAGTATCaggttcttgttattttgtttgttctttgtaccagatgacatgaccataggaggtAAAGGGTTACACTACCTCTTTAACCATTGAAAGTTGTCTTCCTGAAATGAACTATTTAGTagtttgaaaaaatgtgtaCTTAATCATGAAATGCATTACTTTTTCAGGAAAGATCTTTTTTTATTGAAGTGTCAACAACCTATGAAGATTTCAGTGCTGTCATTATGAGTGACAAACGAGCCACAAATTTAGACTCGGGGAACATCAAACTCACATACAACAGTGTGGGTATCAAGtgatagatttttatttttttatctttactgtACTTTAGAATTTTAGTTATCAGTATCAGTTAATATGAACTCTTtcatggtggtggttgtggctGGTTCCTACtatttttatatagatatatgcacTCACTCAGCTATTTTCAATAGTCTTAAGgatttttttatggttttgaGCTGACTTTATCTCTTGCATTGCAGTTGATTGAAAAAGCAGAAGCTCGTGAAAAGGAGAGGCTGAAAGAAGAAGCAAGgaaggtaaaaaaatttaaagtgtacTGACCTTATAACCCTGACCTCACAAGCTGATTTAAATTAGTGTCATATAGAAAAGGGTGAATCTGGTAAAGTGCTCATGTTGAGGGAGGATTATGAGAACACAAATCTCTGCCACGCAAGCTttctattttgttaaaatatagcAAGCCTGTGTTTAAACTTAGCACATTTTCGATAGTGGTGCTGCAAATGTACTGAGCCTACTTTCAGGCATGCAAAACCATCCAACATTAACATGAAAGTACCATGCATAAAGTTTTACTTACAACACATTCTCTCAGATTGTAGGTCATAGATTATTATATATGTCTACTTGTATTTTCAGCTaaagaagatggaaaataaCTTCAAAGCAGCTCTCAGCAAACATGATATCGACATGACTCAAAGTGGGAGGAGGTAAAGGAATACTTTCATGATAGTAGTGATCTCTCTTTCACAAGTTTCTTCCAGATATGTGGGTTTGAATTTTCTCTGCCATTTAATTAAGTGTACTCAAATGGTTGAGCATTAGGTTCAAAGTGTTGAATAGTACAGGTTGGccttgaaaaaagaattaaacaaaacaGTGCTGATATGAGATAATGGGTTTAATCTATGAAGTTCCTACAAGGGGTAACAAAATAGGTTTTAGTTAGGTGCAGTTGCCTGCAAAATAGCATGTGGCTCTATGCTCACATGGTGCATGGATCCCTTAGGCAAGTGCACACTTCCCACAGAATATGCTTCTGCTGCCTTGTGTGGGTCATTTTGGGAAAGATAATGGTTACAATACTAAAACCCAGACCATATAATGTTAGTGTGTCAATGTGTACTAGATGGCACCATAATCTAAAGCATTCGACAATGCCCATCAGGTTTCAGATTGTGAAAAAGGAGTATTTGCATAATTATTGAAACTTTTACTAcaaatactgtactgtacaggCCAAAGCCAGCTAGAGAGGGATCCTGCTTGGAAGCCATCACACTTGAATCTGAGCGCATTCGCCTTTTTAAAGAGTACATCATTGCATTGGAGGAAGCATGTGCCCACCATCACTCACGTCGCAAAAAgtccaaaaacataaaaatcgtCGCTCTCGTTCTAGAACACCTTCAGTAAgcttttattactatttttgatCTTTTGATCTTATTGTCTGATTTGGTATGTTGGTAAATATCTGAGGGAGATAGAGAAAGCTTCAACAGGACATTTTTGGATGCTTCTGAAATTTGTCAGTTTTGCCAATGAGCATGAGAAACATTTTGAATTGATTGCAACTTCATGTAAAACGGAGAGactacaatttttcttttacaacttAAAGATAGTGGCCTTAGTGGCATCTTTTAAAAATCCGTTTGTTTAGATGTAGTCAAGAAATTGTAGACAGTCATCAAGAATATGGCCTAAGAAGAAGTAGCAGAGTTAGTGATTAAGAAGGTAAAGACAAATGTAACTTCAGCCAGTCCTTTCAAGGCTTATCATCTAAAGGTCTTTCAACAGAGTGAGTCAGAAGAGGAGAACATGCGATAcagcaaaaagaagaagaagaaagcacgTTCTGAATCCAGATCTCCAAGTCCAGCCCACTCAGATTCAGGTGTGTGCAGCAAGAATTAAAGCAGTCAGACCACACAACACGAAGTCGGTTCACACACgtctaaaatatatattgcCCTTAACACTCGCTGCCAGTCTTATGTATTTGGTTCTTAAAGATTAGGCAAATCACAACATGCCATTGTTAGATGAATTTGCATTCAGGTATGCACATTAGTgtatattgaaaatatatttattgctatGATCTGTCAAAAGTTTACTAAAATGTGTTAAATacaattaatctttttttttttttaatgtattgaaTATAGTAATTTAAATACTAAATGGTCATTATATTTTCCCCAGATGACCAAGACATGGACAGATCTTctaaaaagcataaaaagaagtctaaaaagaagaagagagtttCTAGATCTGTGAGTACATGAGCAGAACTTTGCTTGTAGAATTATATGACTGCATTCCACTAGGTCTTTGATGTCGGTTACTAGTTTTTTGTGAATAAACATGAAATGCCTAGAATGCAGCACTAGAAAATACACTTGATGTGAAAATCTAtgttctctgtctttttcttttgagaacGTAACTGTTTGTATTaattttgatataatttttCAGCCTTCAAGATCTGATGTGTCAGAGCCTGAGCCAGAAAGGGAGAGTTTTAATAGGTCCAGAAGAAGGCACTCACGTTCAccagacataaaaaaagaaaaagtaatgctGATTTTGTGGTTAAATGTCTCAAGATGAAGTATTcccataaaacaaaattaaatgacaaGTAGTAAAGAAGACTGCTCACTCTTAGGAGCACACGTAGAGTATTTAtgaaaagcagttttaaaaaacagcaCAGTACTGATTTCAGTGTTGAATAAGATTCTTTTGATGCTATTTCTTGGTGTATTTtgtaagtatatttttttcccataGAGTGGCTTCTTCTATCGATATTTTCCAATAAggcatttgtttatttcaggGTGATTTGGATTCTTCTGAAAGTGATGTGAGTGAAGGAGAGCTAGAAAAAACGGAGACGGCACCTTCTACAGCAGTTAGAAGCTGATGGCTAGACATAAGTGATTTAGAGGAATTGGACAGGAACAAGGGAGTGTACATGGATAGTTGTTAATGATTAAATGCCTAGACTCAACCATGTACTTAGTGTACCTGCCTGCTTGTTGAGGAATTGGAAGACATTCTCTACatcacaaaaatgacaaatctGGCAAAAAGCCATCCCATATGTTAGGGAATGAATCCTCATGGAAGAAAATTGTTACAAAGCACGTTGCatgttaatttcttctttttgtcatttatatcaAAGTAAGACAGAAGAAAGCATGTCTGTGGTATGCCCATCTGATGAAAATATATGGCAgcataaatatgaaatatacatCGCCATCTTCTGGGATATAAGAGGTGTGGTAATTGTAGATATGGGTAAAAATGTGGCAACATGAATAATATACCAAAAAAAGTTACTTGAGCATATAAGAAATGTGAGTCCactcaatttcattttttaagggCCGGGTGAGAtatgttgctgttcttgttgCACACAAGCTTAACTTTTGCCAGGTGAATATGGGTGTTCCATCAACGCATGCCGATTCCAGGTACCCCAAAAAATCTTATGACAGAATATGTCATTTACTTTCTAGTGTTTCCTTGCTGTAAGGTTTTGTTACAATTCATTTTATactgcaaattaaaaatgttttttttttttatctttcatcattcttgtgaaaatgtatgcatgcatcAATGAATCAGCATTACACAGAGCAACAAAAAGAAGTCAggctttttatatttgttcaatGGAAGACAAGTTGATGAAAACTGTTCACAC
This sequence is a window from Pomacea canaliculata isolate SZHN2017 linkage group LG5, ASM307304v1, whole genome shotgun sequence. Protein-coding genes within it:
- the LOC112564808 gene encoding LOW QUALITY PROTEIN: pre-mRNA-processing factor 40 homolog A-like (The sequence of the model RefSeq protein was modified relative to this genomic sequence to represent the inferred CDS: inserted 2 bases in 2 codons; deleted 2 bases in 2 codons) — its product is MPGGDMGSAGPMSHVDNKNPWENIKLPMGETYYYNSVTKKSSWEKPDELKTPTEKLLSACPWKEYKSDSGKVYYHNSQTKESCWTKPKELEELEEKIRAQESQTTTEEGSAAVSSVPAVQSSAPSSAIQQAMQATLASIALPPPPSAVQKPALPAGLPPATVVNSAPVASAKAQASSSDESENETPAPKKEFVFRNKKEAIEAFKALLKEKDVPSNASWESAMKLIINDGRYGALKHLNEKKQAFNEYKTQRAKEEKEEQRIRAKQAKEDLEQFLLNSDKMNSTIKYWKADNMFGDQDIWKNVSDRDRRDLFDDVVHLLAKREKEEAKALRKRNIKVFSEILDTMPNLKYSTTWSEAQQMLLDNPRFTEDPDLENMDKEDALICFEEHIRMLEQENDDEKEREKRRQKRTQRKNRESFLVLLDELHEQGKLNSMSLWMDLYPTISQDIRFTHMLGQPGSTPLDLFKFYVEELKARFHDEKKIVKEILKERSFFIEVSTTYEDFSAVIMSDKRATNLDSGNIKLTYNSLIEKAEAREKERLKEEARKLKKMENNFKAALSKHDXRHDSKWEEVKEYFHDKGSCLEAITLESERIRLFKEYIIALEEACAHHHSRRKKXQKHKNRRSRSRTPSSESEEENMRYSKKKKKKARSESRSPSPAHSDSDDQDMDRSSKKHKKKSKKKKRVSRSPSRSDVSEPEPERESFNRSRRRHSRSPDIKKEKGDLDSSESDVSEGELEKRRRHLLQQLEADG